The genomic window CCTTCCAGTTCTTCCTATCCTATGAACGTAAATCTCAGGATTCTCCGGTAGTTCATAATTAATTACCATCCCAACATCTTTAACATCTATTCCTCTGGCTGCAACATCCGTAGCCACAAGAACCTTAACTCTTCCCTTTCTAAAGGCATTCATAACATTTTCTCTTTGCCTTTGAGTTAAATTACCATGAATCGCTCTTGCTTCTATACCTTTATTCTGAAGACTTCTTTCAAGATCAGCAGCATCTTTTCTCGTCTTAACAAAAACAATAGTAGTTTCTTTCCTGTTTTCTTTCAAAAGCTTCTCCAGAGCTTTCAGCTTATCACCACTTTTCACAAAAATTATCTTCTGATTAACCTTTGGAGTAATAAGGGATTTTCCAACTCTTACAGTTTTATAATTACTTTTCAAATAGCGAGAAATCAGCTTTTTTATTTCAACCGGTAAAGTTGCTGAAAAAAGCATGGTTTGTCTTTCAACGGGAGTCTTCTTCAAGATATACTCTATATCCTTTATAAAACCCATATCAAGCATCTGGTCAGCTTCATCAAGAACAACAAACCGTACACCAGAAAGATCAAGAACTCCTCTATCTATAAGATCTTTAACCCTTCCTGGTGTTCCAACAAGCACGTTACACCTGCCACTTTTAAGAAGAG from Desulfurobacterium atlanticum includes these protein-coding regions:
- a CDS encoding DEAD/DEAH box helicase, producing the protein MSFSFKDLSSDVQASLEERGFKEPTPIQKEAIPLALEGCDIVGQAQTGTGKTAAFGIPIIEKLKNVKGVKALILVPTRELALQVSDELSSIAKKRRLGIYSIYGGVSIGKQISLLKSGRCNVLVGTPGRVKDLIDRGVLDLSGVRFVVLDEADQMLDMGFIKDIEYILKKTPVERQTMLFSATLPVEIKKLISRYLKSNYKTVRVGKSLITPKVNQKIIFVKSGDKLKALEKLLKENRKETTIVFVKTRKDAADLERSLQNKGIEARAIHGNLTQRQRENVMNAFRKGRVKVLVATDVAARGIDVKDVGMVINYELPENPEIYVHRIGRTGRAGREGTAVSLVSEREKSRMYKIKALSKVKKEKFKGYTISDLADEIKNAHIPEKYLSMASELLKSEIDEKKVVAFFLERIFS